In a single window of the Necator americanus strain Aroian chromosome X, whole genome shotgun sequence genome:
- a CDS encoding hypothetical protein (NECATOR_CHRX.G22547.T2), which yields MGSTCTRQGTMDQLTNQDFFAHLLDSTVLPALCHAAETWADTAATCRKLLTTHRALERCLLKFNRRTQHLACLRSSELRRMSCLLDPAEYISKAKHRRDGRSMRRIDDRWTKRTLKWIPRDVKRPRRRPPTRWSEVFATRMDQLRAQLDAAQGPRQRHS from the coding sequence atgggcagcactTGCACCCGTCAGGGAACTATGGACCAACTGACGAACCAAGATTTTTTTGCCCATCTGcttgactcgacagttcttccagcgctctgtcacgcagcggagacgtgggcggacaccgctgccacgtgtaggaagctacttaccacccacagagcccttgagagatgtctcctgaagtttaaccggcgcacacagcACCTAGCctgtcttcgtagctccgagtTAAGAAGAATGTCCTGTCTTctcgacccagcggaatatatatcgaaagcaaagcatagacgGGACGGTCGCagtatgagaagaatcgacgatagatggactaaaagaacgctaaagtggatcccaagagatgttAAACGGCCTCGaaggagaccgccaacgagatggagtgaagtgttcgctacacggatggaccagctgagagctcaacTGGAtgcggctcaaggacctcgtcaacgtcactcatgA
- a CDS encoding hypothetical protein (NECATOR_CHRX.G22542.T1): MQHCQRWSIKVSYMRTLANCYDRCTTRIQLFHRPLTIPIGKGIRQDDTISLKLFTASVNNEITFLGRRGIRVDGRFLSYLRFADDIVLFSSSTNDAETMLNELNEAGKRIGLRINRKKTQFMKNAYCEDRGVQLEGSQIMETSSYICLGRSMNMEND, translated from the coding sequence atgcaacactgtcagcgctggtcgatcaaggtgtcatatatgaggacattagccaattgttacgatcgatgcacgactaggatacagcttttccaccgccctctcaccatacccattggaaaggggatACGACAAGACGATACTATATCGctgaagctgttcacggcttcagtgaataatgaaatcactttcctgggaagaagggggatacgtgttgatggaagatttctctcgtaccttcgtttcgcggacgacatcgttctcttttcgagcagtaccaatgatgcagaaacgatgctcaacgaattgaacgaagcagggaagagaataggactacgaataaacagaaagaagacacagttcatgaagaacgcctactgcgaggacagaggggtacaacttgaaggctcccaaatcatggaaacttcgtcatacatatgcctcggacgttctatgaacatggaaaacgattag
- a CDS encoding hypothetical protein (NECATOR_CHRX.G22540.T1) gives MSDLTDNRNMGLERLSAQIKHLNNFPQRKKKYMKILEQCLNNDIIEESEEAVPDLAGTYYMPHSGGWNGHKHTPLRVVFDASSRQRGRLPLNDVLYARASLVSRNQDILAASREMPIVLIAGVQIAFTLTRIQGEYRDLCRLLWLRVRINHASN, from the coding sequence atgtcaGACTTGACCGACAACCGTAACATGGGTCTGGAGAGGCTTAGTGCACAAATCAAGCACTTGAACAATTTTCCacaacgcaaaaaaaagtatatgaAAATTCTTGAGCAGTGCCTGAACAATGACATCATAGAGGAAAGTGAAGAAGCAGTGCCAGACTTGGCTGGAACATACTACATGCCACATTCAGGTGGGTGGAATGGACACAAACATACTCCGCTCAGGGTCGTCTTCGATGCCTCTTCACGACAAAGAGGTCGTTTGCCACTGAACGACGTGCTTTATGCCAGAGCCTCCTTAGTGAGTAGAAACCAGGACATCCTAGCCGCAAGTCGAGAAATGCCCATAGTTCTCATTGCGGGCGTACAAATCGCCTTCACCCTAACTCGTATTCAAGGAGAATATCGCGATTTATGCAGACTCCTCTGGCTTCGAGTCCGGATCAACCACGCTTCAAATTAG
- a CDS encoding hypothetical protein (NECATOR_CHRX.G22541.T2): MNDGTLVIRGEKVPSRNLGGVGFVVHPFVVHLVDSHEILSPRLAILRLRPLRQKSISTINCYSPTSAADESELDAFYEELEEVVRNEKSFYKFVVGDFNAKLGKATEEERRIRRLGQGDWNENGNFLAGLLSATRLFHGNSLFMKKDHQVPYFCSGSDHRLLRAKIRLSHTMEKNISYRQRRRKEVVYDDCVLEGSLSQGDWHIEEDPNVDYEMLLRELRACAERASKPRKTNLNRISKTTKELLERRRALRLDPNASHVERLVANTSCRKALQEDLLKYKQKKILEAAQRRTSLKKCRRDLCEYNLPLATLLSEDGTRTSSRRGMEIISERFYSNLFRSPTPVSSPIIPTGEAPPRILPSEVRVAIKSMKPGTAPKPDFISADFLRAGGHSLHVILAAHMTSHLQKEKIPDQWKTSRTSRACATEAA, encoded by the exons atgaatgacggtacactcgtcattcgtggagagaaggttccgtcgcgaaatttaggcggtgttggttttgttgtgcacccatttgtcgtccatcttgtcgattcccatgagatcctgtcacctcgtctggccattcttcgcctccgccctctgcgccaaaaatccatcagtaccatcaactgctactcaccaacatcagcagctgatgaatccgaattggacgcgttttacgaggagctggaggaagtagtccgcaacgagaagtccttctacaaattcgttgtcggagacttcaacgcaaaactgggaaaggccacagaagaggaacgCAGGATTAGAAGACTTGGACAAGGGGactggaatgaaaatggcaattttctcgccgggctgttgtccgccactcgcctttttcatggaaattctcttttcatgaagaaggATCATC aaGTACCAtacttttgtagtggttctgatcaccgtctccttcgtgcgaaaatacgacttagccacacgatggaaaagaacatctcctatcggcaacgaaggagaaaagaagtcgtctacgacgattgcgtactcgagggctccttgtcccaaggtgactggcacatcgaggaggacccaaacgtggactatgagatgctgctcagagaattacgagcctgtgctgagcgtgcctcgaagccgcgcaagACAAACTTgaatcgaatttcgaagaccaccaaggaattgctggaaagaagaagggctttgaggctggatccgaatgcatcgcacgttgagcggttagtagcaaacactagctgcagaaaagcgttgcaggaggatcttttgaagtacaagcagaagaagattctggaagcagcacaaagaagaacgagtctaaagaagtgccgcagggatctctgCGAATATAATCTTCCGCtggcaaccttgctgagcgaagacgggactcgcacgtcttctcgtcgtgggATGGAAATCATatcggagaggttctactcgaaccttttccgttcaccaactcctgtgtcaagcccgatcatccccactggtgaagctccaccacggattctcccttcggaagtacgagtcgctatcaagagcatgaaacctggcacagcccccaaacctgattttatatcagcagactttcttcgggctggtggccattcacttcatgtaatcttagcagcgcacatgacatcccaccttcagaaagaaaagatcccagatcagtggaagacctcgcgaacctcACGCGCATGTGCGACGGAGGCTgcatga
- a CDS encoding hypothetical protein (NECATOR_CHRX.G22547.T1) — protein MDQLTNQDFFAHLLDSTVLPALCHAAETWADTAATCRKLLTTHRALERCLLKFNRRTQHLACLRSSELRRMSCLLDPAEYISKAKHRRDGRSMRRIDDRWTKRTLKWIPRDVKRPRRRPPTRWSEVFATRMDQLRAQLDAAQGPRQRHS, from the coding sequence ATGGACCAACTGACGAACCAAGATTTTTTTGCCCATCTGcttgactcgacagttcttccagcgctctgtcacgcagcggagacgtgggcggacaccgctgccacgtgtaggaagctacttaccacccacagagcccttgagagatgtctcctgaagtttaaccggcgcacacagcACCTAGCctgtcttcgtagctccgagtTAAGAAGAATGTCCTGTCTTctcgacccagcggaatatatatcgaaagcaaagcatagacgGGACGGTCGCagtatgagaagaatcgacgatagatggactaaaagaacgctaaagtggatcccaagagatgttAAACGGCCTCGaaggagaccgccaacgagatggagtgaagtgttcgctacacggatggaccagctgagagctcaacTGGAtgcggctcaaggacctcgtcaacgtcactcatgA
- a CDS encoding hypothetical protein (NECATOR_CHRX.G22541.T1), whose product MNDGTLVIRGEKVPSRNLGGVGFVVHPFVVHLVDSHEILSPRLAILRLRPLRQKSISTINCYSPTSAADESELDAFYEELEEVVRNEKSFYKFVVGDFNAKLGKATEEERRIRRLGQGDWNENGNFLAGLLSATRLFHGNSLFMKKDHRSGSDHRLLRAKIRLSHTMEKNISYRQRRRKEVVYDDCVLEGSLSQGDWHIEEDPNVDYEMLLRELRACAERASKPRKTNLNRISKTTKELLERRRALRLDPNASHVERLVANTSCRKALQEDLLKYKQKKILEAAQRRTSLKKCRRDLCEYNLPLATLLSEDGTRTSSRRGMEIISERFYSNLFRSPTPVSSPIIPTGEAPPRILPSEVRVAIKSMKPGTAPKPDFISADFLRAGGHSLHVILAAHMTSHLQKEKIPDQWKTSRTSRACATEAA is encoded by the exons atgaatgacggtacactcgtcattcgtggagagaaggttccgtcgcgaaatttaggcggtgttggttttgttgtgcacccatttgtcgtccatcttgtcgattcccatgagatcctgtcacctcgtctggccattcttcgcctccgccctctgcgccaaaaatccatcagtaccatcaactgctactcaccaacatcagcagctgatgaatccgaattggacgcgttttacgaggagctggaggaagtagtccgcaacgagaagtccttctacaaattcgttgtcggagacttcaacgcaaaactgggaaaggccacagaagaggaacgCAGGATTAGAAGACTTGGACAAGGGGactggaatgaaaatggcaattttctcgccgggctgttgtccgccactcgcctttttcatggaaattctcttttcatgaagaaggATCATCGtag tggttctgatcaccgtctccttcgtgcgaaaatacgacttagccacacgatggaaaagaacatctcctatcggcaacgaaggagaaaagaagtcgtctacgacgattgcgtactcgagggctccttgtcccaaggtgactggcacatcgaggaggacccaaacgtggactatgagatgctgctcagagaattacgagcctgtgctgagcgtgcctcgaagccgcgcaagACAAACTTgaatcgaatttcgaagaccaccaaggaattgctggaaagaagaagggctttgaggctggatccgaatgcatcgcacgttgagcggttagtagcaaacactagctgcagaaaagcgttgcaggaggatcttttgaagtacaagcagaagaagattctggaagcagcacaaagaagaacgagtctaaagaagtgccgcagggatctctgCGAATATAATCTTCCGCtggcaaccttgctgagcgaagacgggactcgcacgtcttctcgtcgtgggATGGAAATCATatcggagaggttctactcgaaccttttccgttcaccaactcctgtgtcaagcccgatcatccccactggtgaagctccaccacggattctcccttcggaagtacgagtcgctatcaagagcatgaaacctggcacagcccccaaacctgattttatatcagcagactttcttcgggctggtggccattcacttcatgtaatcttagcagcgcacatgacatcccaccttcagaaagaaaagatcccagatcagtggaagacctcgcgaacctcACGCGCATGTGCGACGGAGGCTgcatga
- a CDS encoding hypothetical protein (NECATOR_CHRX.G22545.T1) produces the protein MSGVSTFLSALETMPEDEPPLSIAVPHSESPPRHYQAEDRADIVKCILRHMSSDPKLSISEWVARTCGWTGAELKALITNAGFDAMRRMSNGSSCSVIVKDSNIAAVFHDSLPQRHNRIKKQLDVGIRLTHS, from the exons ATGTCGGGTGTGTCGACCTTCTTATCAGCTTTGGAGACtatgccggaggacgaacctccgctgagCATCGCAGTTCCACActcagagtcacctccacgccactatcaggcg GAAGATCGAGCTGATATTGTGAAATGTATTCTTCGACACATGAGTAGCGATCCCAAGTTGTCCATTTCtgagtgggttgccaggaccTGTGGATGGACTGGAGCAGAGCTGAAAGCTTTGATAACAAATGCTGGTTTTGATGCTATGAGAAGAATGTCGAATG ggTCATCATGTTCCGTCATTGTAAAGGACTCAAACATTGCTGCCGTCTTCCATGATTCTCTCCCTCAGCGGCATAATAGGATCAAGAAACAACTCGATGTCGGAATTAGACTAACCCATTCTTGA
- a CDS encoding hypothetical protein (NECATOR_CHRX.G22546.T1) → MATDDRRSNFRLLRTSLILDQGSKCTTCYGDCLRLCTYNARTASTDSDLHALFGAAERTKFHVIALQETKCRRSDGPQMNYGRFVIRGEKVPSRNVGGVGLVVHPSVVHLFDSHEILSPRLVILRLRPLRQKPISIINCYSPTSTADESELEAF, encoded by the coding sequence atggcgaccgatGACAGACGATCAAATTTCAGGTTGCTaaggacgtctttgattctggaccaaggcagCAAATGCACTACTTGctatggagactgtctcagactgtgtacttacaacgcgagaacagcgTCGACAGACTCTGACCTGCATGCTCTtttcggagctgcagagcgtaccaaatttcacgtgattgctctgcaggagaccaagtgcagaaggagcgatgGACCACAGATGAATTACGGTAGattcgtcattcgtggagagaaggttccgtcgcgaaatgtaggtgGTGTTGGtcttgttgtgcacccatctgtcgtccatcttttcgattctcacgagatcctgtcacctcgtctggtcATTCTTCgtctccgccctctgcgccaaaaacccatcagtatcatcaactgctactcaccaacatcaacagctgatgaatccgaattggaggCGTTTTAG
- a CDS encoding hypothetical protein (NECATOR_CHRX.G22543.T1) produces the protein MDQLTNQDFFAHLLDSTVLPALCHAAETWADTAATCRKLLTTHRALERCLLKFNRRTQHLACLRSSDSRGMSRLRDPAENVSKAKQRWVGRIMRRIDDRWTKRTLEWIPRDAKLPRRRPPTRWGDVFAIRMDQLRAQLDTAQGPRQRHSRNLRTSWMTLARERNEWKRCWSPHVQ, from the coding sequence ATGGACCAACTGACGAACCAAGATTTTTTTGCCCATCTGcttgactcgacagttcttccagcgctctgtcacgcagcggagacgtgggcggacaccgctgccacgtgtaggaagctacttaccacccacagagcccttgagagatgtctcctgaagtttaaccggcgcacacagcACCTAGCctgtcttcgtagctccgactcaagaggaatgtcccgtcttcgcgacccagcggaaaatgtatcgaaagcaaaacagaGATGGGTCGGTcgcattatgagaagaatcgacgatagatggactaaaagaacgctagagtggatcccaagagatgctaaactgCCTCGaaggagaccgccaacgagatggggtgacgtgttcgctatacggatggaccagctgagagctcagctggatacggctcaaggacctcgtcaacgtcactcacgaaacttgagaacatcttggatgacattggcgagggaacgaaacgagtggaagagatgctggagcccgcacgtccagtga
- a CDS encoding hypothetical protein (NECATOR_CHRX.G22548.T1) → MNRRTTAAVRTAAGYTTPFEVVFGVGQGAVAGPFLFNLAIDDIMRRTVDQCTADIILTPSGYPLTDLEYADDVVIFAESSTKLQHVVNLVLKLAAAYGLRLRPDRCKQMWISS, encoded by the coding sequence atgaatcgacgaacaactgctgcagttcgaacagcAGCCGGAtatacaacaccgtttgaggtggtattTGGAGTaggacaaggggcagtggcaggccccttcctgttcaatctCGCCATCGATGatattatgcgaagaacagtagatcagtgtaCTGCCGATATCATTCTTACACCATCAGGATaccccttgaccgatctcgagtacgctgacgatgttgttatattcgcggaaagcagtacgaaacttcaacatgttgtaaaCCTTGTAttgaagctggctgcagcctatggactacgtctacgccctgatagatgcaagcagatgtggatctcttcgtga
- a CDS encoding hypothetical protein (NECATOR_CHRX.G22543.T2), with translation MGSTCTRQGTMDQLTNQDFFAHLLDSTVLPALCHAAETWADTAATCRKLLTTHRALERCLLKFNRRTQHLACLRSSDSRGMSRLRDPAENVSKAKQRWVGRIMRRIDDRWTKRTLEWIPRDAKLPRRRPPTRWGDVFAIRMDQLRAQLDTAQGPRQRHSRNLRTSWMTLARERNEWKRCWSPHVQ, from the coding sequence atgggcagcactTGCACCCGTCAGGGAACTATGGACCAACTGACGAACCAAGATTTTTTTGCCCATCTGcttgactcgacagttcttccagcgctctgtcacgcagcggagacgtgggcggacaccgctgccacgtgtaggaagctacttaccacccacagagcccttgagagatgtctcctgaagtttaaccggcgcacacagcACCTAGCctgtcttcgtagctccgactcaagaggaatgtcccgtcttcgcgacccagcggaaaatgtatcgaaagcaaaacagaGATGGGTCGGTcgcattatgagaagaatcgacgatagatggactaaaagaacgctagagtggatcccaagagatgctaaactgCCTCGaaggagaccgccaacgagatggggtgacgtgttcgctatacggatggaccagctgagagctcagctggatacggctcaaggacctcgtcaacgtcactcacgaaacttgagaacatcttggatgacattggcgagggaacgaaacgagtggaagagatgctggagcccgcacgtccagtga
- a CDS encoding hypothetical protein (NECATOR_CHRX.G22550.T1): protein MIETRRRHPLNAVYETGEELFLGTCDSRGDGGVGTLFNTNMAKNIDSFEQLTTRIGRLRMRRCGPTPALTIFVAYAPTSSYEEEEVEAFYMDLEKFYREDHAFYKVIIGDFNAKVGPRRTPEKLHIATHGLQWNDQGERLSEFIMTAKTIHEISSLR, encoded by the coding sequence ATGatcgagacgagacgacgtcaccctctcaacgccgtatatgaaactggagaagaactgttcttaggaacatgcgacagtagaggtgatGGTGGAGTTGGCACCCTCttcaacacgaatatggcaaagaacatcgactcttttgaacaacttacgacccgaatcggacgtctgcggatgagaagatgtggtccaacaccagctttgactatcttcgtcgcttacgctccaacatcaagctacgaagaagaagaagtcgaagctttctatatggacctagagaagttctaccgagaagatcatgccttctacaaggtcataattggcgatttcaacgccaaagttggcccaagaagaacgcctgagaaacttcacatcgcgacccacggcctacaatggaatgaccagggggagaggctctccgagttcatcatgacggcTAAAACCATTCATgagatctcttcgctacgctag
- a CDS encoding hypothetical protein (NECATOR_CHRX.G22549.T1) — MNSNMPPFSSAISLCAFCCTAESTHENKVGGCTVAVRNDYKNLVEEFGSASSRCAFLRLRDRRGRKLWIGSAHGPTETTDDNSKDALYDVHNELMSKIPSQQVVIVGIDARIEQQSDVLGKWYYPAKRTSDNGDPLIDLCERTGLIIASTFKRNHLRHQLTWQESTLSTPEEQRKLQDTVPQEEPRSSSSTENRHGRFERRRMQNGIPPTCVYSSCSTDQEEA, encoded by the coding sequence ATGAACTCCAACATGCCGCCCTTttcttctgcgatatctctgtgtgccttctGCTGCACTGCAGAAAGCACtcatgagaacaaagtaggtggctgcacggtagctgtgaggaacgattacaagaacctggtggaggaatttggctcagcgtcgtctagatgcgcctttctacgactgcgggatcgcagaggacgtaaactctggatcggaAGTGCTCACGGACCTACGGAAACCACTGatgacaacagtaaggacgccctCTATGATGTACACAATgagttgatgtctaaaataccaagccagcaagtggtaattgtcggaatcgacgcaagaatcgaacagcaatccgatgtgctaggaaaatggtattatccagcgaagcgcacgtcggacaacggtgaccctctgatcgacttgtgcgaacggACGGGGCTCATCATTGcctccacgtttaagaggaatcatctacgccatcagctcacgtggcaggagTCAACCCTTtcaacgcctgaagagcagcgcaaattgcaagatacggttccacaagaggaaccgaggagttcctcttcaaccgaaaatcgacatggcaggtttgaaagacgaagaatgcagaacggaattccgccaacgtgtgtttATTCAAGTTgtagtacggaccaggaagaagcttag
- a CDS encoding hypothetical protein (NECATOR_CHRX.G22544.T1), giving the protein MMNDLTSELGRTKRAAWEAFKSIEDVVKRTKNNRLRAHLLNATVLPALTYASETWAFREQKENAIGVIEHGIERVMLGVTRFTQMREWIRSSLLRYRSKIRDAAAYAEESKIRWVGHVMRFSDNRWTRAVIVWIPRGIKRSAGRSPIR; this is encoded by the coding sequence atgatgaacgacctgacctccgagctgggcagaacgAAACGAGCGGCATGGGaagcattcaagagcatcgaggatgtagtgaagaggaccaaGAACAACAGGCTCCGTGCTCACTTATTGAAcgccaccgttcttcctgctttgacctacgcttcagaaacgtgggCATTTCGCGAGCagaaggaaaatgcgatcGGCGTCATAGAACACGGaattgaaagagtgatgctaggagtaacccGCTTTACGCAAATGAGAGAatggattcgaagttcactcctacgGTACCGATCGAAGAtaagagacgctgccgcatacgccgaggaaagcaaaattaggtgggtcggacacgtgatgcgtttcagtgacaaccgttggaccagagccgtaatCGTCTGGATACCACGCGGCATCAAACGCAGCGCAGGAAGATCGCCTATCCGATGa
- a CDS encoding hypothetical protein (NECATOR_CHRX.G22549.T2), translating to MPPFSSAISLCAFCCTAESTHENKVGGCTVAVRNDYKNLVEEFGSASSRCAFLRLRDRRGRKLWIGSAHGPTETTDDNSKDALYDVHNELMSKIPSQQVVIVGIDARIEQQSDVLGKWYYPAKRTSDNGDPLIDLCERTGLIIASTFKRNHLRHQLTWQESTLSTPEEQRKLQDTVPQEEPRSSSSTENRHGRFERRRMQNGIPPTCVYSSCSTDQEEA from the coding sequence ATGCCGCCCTTttcttctgcgatatctctgtgtgccttctGCTGCACTGCAGAAAGCACtcatgagaacaaagtaggtggctgcacggtagctgtgaggaacgattacaagaacctggtggaggaatttggctcagcgtcgtctagatgcgcctttctacgactgcgggatcgcagaggacgtaaactctggatcggaAGTGCTCACGGACCTACGGAAACCACTGatgacaacagtaaggacgccctCTATGATGTACACAATgagttgatgtctaaaataccaagccagcaagtggtaattgtcggaatcgacgcaagaatcgaacagcaatccgatgtgctaggaaaatggtattatccagcgaagcgcacgtcggacaacggtgaccctctgatcgacttgtgcgaacggACGGGGCTCATCATTGcctccacgtttaagaggaatcatctacgccatcagctcacgtggcaggagTCAACCCTTtcaacgcctgaagagcagcgcaaattgcaagatacggttccacaagaggaaccgaggagttcctcttcaaccgaaaatcgacatggcaggtttgaaagacgaagaatgcagaacggaattccgccaacgtgtgtttATTCAAGTTgtagtacggaccaggaagaagcttag
- a CDS encoding hypothetical protein (NECATOR_CHRX.G22539.T1), which translates to MNKLSFLLTDQIDDDDIRTRNLFNYERTFPSGSAELVCKTIGGVRYGGWQLVDDITPIGCLPYATKNGLYPIVSFMVVL; encoded by the exons ATGAACAAGTTGTCGTTCCTGTTGACCGATCAGATTGATGATGATGACATTAGGACGAGGAATTTGTTCAACTACGAAAGGACCTTTCCATCG GGCAGTGCTGAATTGGTCTGCAAAACTATCGGTGGCGTAAGATATGGTGGTTGGCAGTTGGTGGACGATATCACTCCGATTGGATGTCTTCCATATGCAACGAAAAATGGGCTGTATCCTATAGTGTCGTTTATGGTGGTGTTATAA
- a CDS encoding hypothetical protein (NECATOR_CHRX.G22548.T2) has translation MYKVLERIILDLLIKRREETKRDEQAGFRPGRSTIDQAFLDFEAAFDSPHRGRLRNALRADGVPGKFVRLLDDMNRRTTAAVRTAAGYTTPFEVVFGVGQGAVAGPFLFNLAIDDIMRRTVDQCTADIILTPSGYPLTDLEYADDVVIFAESSTKLQHVVNLVLKLAAAYGLRLRPDRCKQMWISS, from the exons atgtacaaggtattggagcgcattatcctggacctaCTCATTAAAcgtcgcgaagaaacaaagcgagacgagcaagctggctttcgtcctggtcgatctacgattgaccaa gcatttctggactttgaagccgcgttcgattctcctcaccgaggccgtcttcgcaacgcgctccgcgccgatggagtaccaggaaagtttgttcgcttgcttgatgacatgaatcgacgaacaactgctgcagttcgaacagcAGCCGGAtatacaacaccgtttgaggtggtattTGGAGTaggacaaggggcagtggcaggccccttcctgttcaatctCGCCATCGATGatattatgcgaagaacagtagatcagtgtaCTGCCGATATCATTCTTACACCATCAGGATaccccttgaccgatctcgagtacgctgacgatgttgttatattcgcggaaagcagtacgaaacttcaacatgttgtaaaCCTTGTAttgaagctggctgcagcctatggactacgtctacgccctgatagatgcaagcagatgtggatctcttcgtga